The Patescibacteria group bacterium genome window below encodes:
- a CDS encoding thioredoxin domain-containing protein → MTKEIKIILAIALGAIAFGLLLFKFASSPAEQVNPLLEERSGAYFKGDAEASVTVTEFADFQCPACRSAAVLKDKLLEDYPNNVKVVFRHFPLAGHSHAQTAAQVVEAAGDQGKFWEMHDLLFLNQDEWGSSIPRVKTRNEVLEIFEGYARELELNVEEFSEALKSNKHMAVINRDMSDGRAAGVTGTPQFYVNGLRISSPSYEEITAQIERALNP, encoded by the coding sequence ATGACTAAAGAAATAAAGATAATTTTAGCTATTGCCTTGGGCGCCATTGCCTTTGGTCTTTTGTTGTTTAAGTTTGCTTCTTCACCGGCTGAGCAGGTTAATCCTTTGTTGGAAGAACGTTCCGGCGCTTATTTTAAAGGTGATGCAGAAGCTAGTGTAACGGTTACTGAATTTGCGGATTTTCAATGTCCGGCTTGCCGCAGTGCTGCTGTTTTAAAGGACAAACTTTTAGAAGATTATCCTAATAATGTTAAAGTGGTTTTTCGTCATTTTCCTTTAGCCGGTCATAGCCATGCCCAAACAGCTGCCCAGGTGGTTGAAGCAGCCGGGGATCAGGGTAAGTTTTGGGAAATGCATGATTTACTTTTTTTAAACCAAGACGAGTGGGGGAGCTCAATTCCCAGAGTTAAGACTCGCAATGAGGTTTTAGAGATCTTTGAAGGCTATGCTAGAGAACTTGAGCTTAATGTTGAAGAATTTTCTGAAGCTCTAAAGAGTAATAAGCACATGGCGGTTATTAATAGAGATATGTCAGACGGCCGAGCTGCTGGAGTAACTGGTACCCCACAGTTTTATGTTAATGGTTTAAGAATAAGTTCACCAAGCTATGAGGAGATTACCGCTCAAATAGAAAGAGCTCTAAATCCCTAA
- a CDS encoding disulfide bond formation protein B, with product MKKIIKWLKHNALYLSLGIVLLGLIGSLYASEVAGLAPCVLCWYQRLALYPLAVILAVGIILKDHKVFHYAIAFPIFGALVAFYHVLISSGVFPVVLEACQVGVPCAQVSWSFGFITLPVLSLIAFLVIIALLFLYKKQNRSLFDLIR from the coding sequence ATGAAAAAAATTATTAAATGGCTAAAGCATAATGCTCTTTATTTGTCTTTAGGAATCGTTCTTTTGGGACTTATTGGTAGTTTATATGCTAGTGAGGTAGCTGGTCTAGCACCTTGTGTCTTATGTTGGTACCAACGCTTAGCTCTTTACCCTTTGGCGGTTATTTTAGCTGTTGGGATTATCTTAAAGGATCATAAGGTTTTCCATTATGCCATCGCTTTCCCAATTTTTGGAGCCTTAGTGGCTTTTTATCATGTCCTGATCAGCTCCGGAGTTTTCCCGGTTGTTTTGGAGGCTTGTCAGGTGGGAGTACCTTGTGCCCAAGTAAGTTGGTCTTTTGGTTTTATAACCTTACCGGTTTTGTCTTTAATAGCTTTTTTGGTTATAATCGCCTTACTCTTTCTTTATAAAAAACAAAACCGCTCTTTATTTGATCTTATTAGATAG
- a CDS encoding Fic family protein, protein MNKKQIRQQKVIDFIKSKDIASNSEILDFLGDSIERTTLQRDLSYLQQQGFILKRGLGRSTVYVVTEINKLFLPVNIKEYFETPYLKRQIRESFNFDIFIVLENDIFTFEEKEKLEKLQEEFVRNLSRYDSQTLINKEFERIMIEFSWKSSAIEGNTYSLLGTEALIKNNVIGEGKTKEETQMILNHKDAFNEAMQNKERFKKLHCSDIEYIHFVLTKKLGVSKNIRKSPVGITGTKYKPLDNDHQIKVAMQGMVDLINKKESFFEKAFLASILIAYIQIFEDGNKRASRMISNAILLAHNSIPLSYRIVDIEEYRKAVILFYEMNNLSYSKRIFIEQFEDAVNNYFK, encoded by the coding sequence ATGAACAAGAAGCAGATTAGGCAACAAAAAGTTATTGATTTTATAAAGAGCAAAGATATTGCTTCTAACTCTGAAATTTTGGATTTCCTTGGGGATTCAATAGAAAGGACAACTCTACAAAGAGATTTGAGTTATTTACAACAACAAGGGTTTATATTAAAAAGAGGATTAGGACGAAGTACGGTCTATGTTGTTACTGAGATTAATAAGCTATTCCTGCCGGTTAATATTAAAGAATATTTTGAAACTCCTTATTTAAAAAGACAGATAAGAGAAAGTTTTAATTTTGATATTTTTATTGTTCTTGAAAACGACATTTTTACATTCGAAGAAAAAGAAAAATTAGAGAAATTGCAAGAGGAATTTGTTAGAAATTTATCAAGATATGATAGCCAGACTCTTATTAATAAAGAATTTGAAAGAATAATGATTGAGTTTTCCTGGAAATCTTCAGCCATAGAGGGAAATACTTACTCTCTTTTAGGAACTGAAGCATTGATTAAAAATAATGTTATTGGAGAAGGTAAGACTAAAGAAGAGACTCAAATGATTCTTAATCATAAAGACGCTTTTAACGAGGCGATGCAGAATAAGGAACGTTTTAAAAAATTACATTGTTCTGATATTGAATACATTCATTTTGTTCTAACAAAAAAACTTGGAGTTTCTAAAAATATTAGAAAATCGCCGGTTGGCATTACTGGTACAAAGTATAAGCCCCTAGACAATGATCATCAAATTAAAGTTGCTATGCAAGGCATGGTTGATTTGATCAACAAAAAAGAGTCTTTTTTTGAGAAAGCTTTTTTAGCTTCAATTCTTATCGCTTATATCCAAATTTTTGAAGATGGTAATAAGAGAGCTTCTCGTATGATTTCTAATGCTATCTTGTTGGCGCATAATTCAATTCCGCTTTCTTATAGAATCGTGGATATTGAAGAGTACAGAAAAGCGGTTATATTATTTTATGAGATGAATAATCTCTCTTATTCTAAGAGGATATTCATTGAGCAGTTTGAAGATGCCGTTAATAATTATTTTAAATAG
- a CDS encoding integrase core domain-containing protein: MSHFIDRITPIHVCWQLYGSGVSPEKIPAKLGLHRATVYRWLAGIKEMGFHQFLASYQNAKRGRRNRKVNPALKAKVLTIREEYRNCCGQKIRYILQRDHGLSVGVSTIYRILGEKYQLRSKWKKYQRRGPVLKAEKPREVIQVDTVVLGELFAFTAIDIFTKESCVVIQDNLTSLAGKEALQKQLQWFGTVDKIQRDGGPEFQDHWDTEARQRGIFIRTSRPYKKNDQAFIEKFNGTLRKECLGYWRYRKKDLPMVQKRVEEFLDYYLNKRPHMGLNMQTPKEFTMSHLT; the protein is encoded by the coding sequence ATGTCACATTTCATAGATAGGATAACCCCAATTCACGTTTGTTGGCAACTCTATGGCAGCGGGGTAAGCCCGGAAAAGATTCCAGCTAAATTGGGTCTGCACCGCGCCACCGTGTATCGTTGGCTGGCCGGAATTAAGGAAATGGGCTTTCACCAGTTCCTTGCAAGTTACCAAAATGCTAAACGAGGTCGACGTAACCGTAAGGTAAATCCAGCCCTTAAAGCCAAGGTTTTAACTATTCGTGAAGAATATAGAAATTGCTGCGGTCAAAAGATACGCTATATCCTGCAAAGAGACCATGGTTTGTCTGTAGGGGTGAGTACCATTTACCGCATCCTGGGAGAAAAGTACCAATTACGTAGTAAATGGAAGAAATACCAGAGACGAGGGCCGGTTTTAAAGGCCGAAAAACCAAGAGAAGTGATTCAAGTAGACACCGTAGTCTTGGGAGAACTCTTTGCTTTCACTGCCATAGATATCTTCACTAAAGAGTCCTGTGTAGTGATCCAAGACAACCTCACATCTTTAGCTGGGAAAGAGGCCCTCCAAAAACAACTCCAATGGTTTGGTACAGTAGACAAGATTCAACGAGACGGTGGTCCGGAGTTTCAAGATCATTGGGACACCGAAGCTAGACAAAGAGGCATCTTTATTCGTACCTCACGACCTTACAAGAAGAACGACCAGGCCTTCATTGAAAAATTTAATGGTACTTTAAGAAAAGAGTGTCTGGGGTACTGGAGATATCGTAAAAAAGACTTGCCTATGGTACAAAAGAGAGTAGAGGAGTTTTTAGACTATTATCTTAACAAACGGCCTCACATGGGGCTAAATATGCAAACCCCCAAGGAATTCACTATGTCGCATTTGACATGA
- a CDS encoding tRNA-dihydrouridine synthase — MSLSFWHKLKKPFFVLAPMANVTDAAFRKIIAKYGKPDVFYTEFVSANGLASAGREALMIDLKYDPSENPIIAQFFTDNPENMHKAAQLAYELGFAGIDINMGCPDKNVMKQGAGACLIKKPQLARELIKAAKEGGQGLPVSVKTRIGDTKNELKTWLSELLTEEPATIIIHCRTRKEMSKVPARWEHVKEAVEIAKGSNTLIVGNGDVNNLKEAEKKVAQTGCDGVMLGRAIFGNPWLFNKKILIEDIPIPKRLSVMLEHTELFEKLLGQHRSFHIMRKHYKAYANGFKEAKELRIALMSTENAKEVKEVVKKFLKDKDLKDLT, encoded by the coding sequence ATGTCTTTATCTTTCTGGCACAAACTGAAAAAACCTTTTTTTGTTCTAGCTCCTATGGCTAATGTTACTGATGCAGCCTTTAGGAAGATTATTGCCAAATACGGCAAGCCTGATGTTTTTTATACTGAATTTGTTTCAGCTAACGGTTTGGCTTCAGCCGGCCGAGAAGCTCTAATGATAGATCTTAAATATGATCCAAGTGAGAACCCGATTATAGCCCAGTTCTTTACAGATAACCCGGAGAATATGCATAAAGCCGCCCAACTTGCTTATGAGCTTGGTTTTGCCGGAATAGACATTAACATGGGTTGCCCGGATAAGAATGTTATGAAACAAGGAGCTGGTGCTTGTTTAATTAAAAAACCCCAATTAGCTCGTGAATTAATTAAAGCCGCTAAAGAAGGTGGACAAGGCTTGCCGGTTTCTGTTAAAACCAGAATCGGTGATACTAAAAACGAACTTAAAACCTGGTTAAGCGAGCTCTTAACCGAAGAACCAGCCACTATTATTATCCATTGTCGTACCAGAAAAGAAATGTCCAAAGTACCGGCTCGTTGGGAACACGTTAAAGAGGCGGTAGAAATAGCCAAGGGTTCAAATACTTTAATTGTCGGTAACGGAGATGTTAATAATCTTAAAGAAGCCGAAAAAAAAGTAGCCCAAACCGGTTGCGACGGAGTTATGCTCGGGAGAGCAATTTTTGGTAATCCCTGGCTTTTTAATAAAAAGATATTAATAGAAGATATACCTATTCCAAAAAGACTATCTGTTATGCTTGAGCACACCGAACTTTTTGAAAAACTCTTAGGACAACATAGGTCTTTTCATATTATGCGTAAACACTATAAAGCCTATGCCAATGGTTTTAAAGAAGCTAAAGAATTACGCATTGCCTTAATGTCCACCGAAAATGCCAAAGAAGTAAAAGAGGTGGTTAAAAAGTTTTTAAAAGACAAAGATTTAAAAGACTTAACTTAA
- a CDS encoding HIT family protein encodes MRPSLFEKIIAREIPAEIVYEDEVVIAFMDIKPLHPGHILVVPKDYEDYIFDLSDEKYTELLLKAKKLSAPLKRASGAKRIGMVVEGFGVNHVHVHLIPINNVNDLDPNLAKLAEAEELKNMAQKIRNEIIKSNV; translated from the coding sequence ATGCGTCCTTCACTTTTTGAAAAAATTATTGCCAGAGAAATCCCCGCTGAAATCGTTTATGAAGATGAAGTAGTTATCGCCTTCATGGATATTAAGCCTCTTCACCCAGGACATATTTTAGTAGTCCCTAAAGATTATGAAGATTATATCTTTGATTTAAGTGATGAGAAATACACCGAGCTTTTATTAAAAGCTAAGAAATTATCTGCTCCCCTAAAAAGAGCCTCAGGGGCCAAAAGAATTGGTATGGTAGTGGAAGGTTTTGGTGTTAATCATGTTCATGTTCATCTTATCCCGATTAATAATGTTAACGATCTTGATCCCAATTTGGCAAAATTAGCCGAAGCCGAAGAATTAAAAAATATGGCGCAAAAGATTAGGAATGAGATTATAAAATCAAATGTATGA
- a CDS encoding prepilin-type N-terminal cleavage/methylation domain-containing protein, with the protein MNIKSPIKKSKVYTKGFTLIELLVVIAVIGILSTLAIVALSNSRVKARDSKRVSDLRSVVTALELYYANNNGYPSSLTPGQPLSDTSGTTYITKVPQNPEPRTDGNCPNQEYNYTNYGGHYSLKGCLGTGFAELPAGGFKINTGSPLKSTGPINGLVGWWLFEAGSGTTALDSSGNNNHATLYGDNVWVSQGCPSDFCLHLPTTSQYALVPNSSSINVTGQAISFGGWVNYTGMPASTILMDRNNHYRIWAKSANNIYCYLHNGSSWSPNLISAAPSTGWHHLMCVYDGINFRLYVDGVQTASISYNQNMPSNSNSLTIGRSSGGGSGIGTYLDDIRVYNRTLSADEVLSLYQATRPN; encoded by the coding sequence ATGAATATAAAGAGCCCAATAAAAAAAAGTAAAGTATACACAAAAGGATTCACTCTTATTGAGCTCTTGGTGGTTATTGCAGTTATTGGCATTCTTTCAACATTAGCTATTGTCGCTTTATCAAACAGTAGGGTTAAAGCTAGGGACTCAAAAAGAGTTTCTGATTTACGTTCAGTGGTTACTGCTTTGGAATTATACTATGCCAATAATAATGGATACCCATCATCTTTAACTCCTGGACAGCCGCTTTCAGATACCTCAGGCACTACCTATATAACAAAGGTGCCACAAAACCCCGAACCCCGAACAGATGGTAACTGTCCTAACCAAGAATATAATTATACAAATTATGGCGGACACTATAGCCTAAAGGGTTGCCTTGGTACGGGCTTCGCAGAATTACCAGCAGGAGGATTTAAAATAAACACAGGCTCACCCCTTAAATCAACCGGACCAATTAACGGTTTAGTTGGTTGGTGGCTCTTTGAAGCTGGTTCAGGTACTACAGCATTGGATAGCTCAGGCAACAATAATCACGCCACTCTCTATGGAGATAATGTTTGGGTAAGTCAAGGTTGTCCCTCTGATTTTTGTCTCCATCTACCAACAACCAGTCAATATGCCTTAGTGCCAAACTCCTCTTCGATTAATGTTACCGGGCAAGCTATTTCTTTTGGCGGTTGGGTTAATTACACTGGTATGCCGGCTTCAACTATATTAATGGATAGGAATAATCATTATCGTATATGGGCTAAGTCAGCCAATAATATCTACTGCTACCTTCATAATGGTTCTAGCTGGAGTCCAAACTTAATTTCAGCAGCTCCCTCTACTGGCTGGCATCACCTTATGTGTGTATATGACGGAATAAATTTTCGCTTATATGTAGATGGAGTTCAGACAGCTTCCATTTCATATAATCAAAATATGCCGAGCAACTCTAATAGTTTAACTATCGGCAGATCATCCGGAGGGGGTTCTGGTATAGGAACCTACTTAGATGATATAAGAGTATATAATAGAACTTTAAGTGCTGATGAAGTTTTAAGCCTTTATCAAGCAACTAGACCAAACTAA